The Mobula birostris isolate sMobBir1 chromosome 11, sMobBir1.hap1, whole genome shotgun sequence genome has a segment encoding these proteins:
- the rep15 gene encoding rab15 effector protein — translation MTTNILKDILKIPEKLYVVQQFNQCIVFASQRVKEYVGFQDPEGKLKLSNSMLIDIFLMTYINRSMQCKLTESISCTRLTNEQAILLGADWVWSVHDLPSKNPKLQIAVQVIHMERKEEEEEEKRFKITESMEVARAVVINKTNHEKIASFCNSIGRDCYGLFLFFGHKGDPKTICGVLSNNFHARLENGHGLDNTFLLESIEKAKTVVTPGRMLELILQKDGPPEDLKPICVKFTQ, via the coding sequence ATGACCACTAACATCCTGAAGGATATTCTAAAAATACCAGAGAAGCTCTACGTTGTTCAGCAGTTCAACCAATGCATCGTCTTTGCATCGCAGAGAGTCAAAGAGTACGTTGGCTTTCAGGACCCTGAGGGCAAACTGAAGCTCAGCAACTCCATGCTGATTGATATCTTCCTGATGACTTACATTAACCGGAGCATGCAGTGTAAGCTCACCGAATCAATCAGCTGTACCAGACTGACCAACGAGCAAGCCATTCTGCTGGGCGCTGACTGGGTTTGGTCTGTGCACGACCTGCCTTCCAAAAACCCCAAGCTGCAGATTGCCGTGCAGGTGATTCACATGGAGaggaaggaagaggaggaggaagagaagagGTTTAAGATCACCGAATCTATGGAAGTCGCCAGGGCAGTGGTGATCAATAAGACCAACCACGAGAAGATTGCCAGCTTTTGCAACTCCATCGGCAGGGATTGCTACGGGCTCTTCCTCTTCTTTGGGCACAAGGGGGACCCAAAGACAATCTGCGGAGTCCTCAGCAACAACTTCCACGCGCGCTTAGAGAACGGGCATGGGCTGGACAACACTTTCCTGTTGGAAAGCATCGAGAAGGCCAAGACTGTTGTCACGCCAGGAAGAATGTTGGAGCTGATCCTTCAGAAAGATGGTCCGCCAGAGGACTTAAAGCCAATCTGTGTCAAGTTCACTCAGTGA